GCCCCGGGCGCACGGCGAGGCGGCGGAGCATCCACGGCTCATAGCGCTCCACCTCCTCCGGAAACGGGGGTCTCGGGCCCACGAGACTCATGTGCCCTTGGAGCACATGGAGGAGTTGGGGTAGCTCATCGAGACTAAGCTTGCGCAGCCACCGGCCGACCCGCGTCACGCGCGGATCGTTGTGGAGCTTGAACGCGGGGCCCCGAGCCTGGTTCAGGTGAAGCAGGAGCCCCCGCAGCTCCTCGGCCCCCACCTGCATCGAGCGCAGCTTCAGGAAGGTGAATTTCCGCCCGCCTCTTCCGACCCGGACCGCGCGGTGGAACACCGGCCCCCTCGACTCGAGCTTGATCGCGACGGCCGCGAGCGCGATCACGGGCAGCGCGGGCATGCATGCGATCGAGCCCAACGCGAGATCCAGAGCGCGCTTCCCGAAGCGTGTGTAGAGCGACATCGCGCCAATGTATCACACACATGTCGAGGAAAAGGCTCGGGGCCGCGGCGTTTCCACCGCGGCCCCGTCGGCCCTGCTGCGTGCTGCTCTCTGCGGGATTACTTCAAGATCGTGATCGTATTCTTGAAGATCCCATCCGGTGTCACCCCACGCACGAAGTAGACCCCGGAAGCCAGCCTCTCACCGCTCTGGCCACGGCCGTCGATCCTCACGTCGTGGTACCCCGCCGCCATGTAGGCCGGATCGAGAATCGACCGAACCA
The genomic region above belongs to Candidatus Eisenbacteria bacterium and contains:
- a CDS encoding sugar transferase codes for the protein MSLYTRFGKRALDLALGSIACMPALPVIALAAVAIKLESRGPVFHRAVRVGRGGRKFTFLKLRSMQVGAEELRGLLLHLNQARGPAFKLHNDPRVTRVGRWLRKLSLDELPQLLHVLQGHMSLVGPRPPFPEEVERYEPWMLRRLAVRPGLTCLWQVRGRSNLSFEEWMRLDIEYVDRLSFWLDLKILVLTLPAVVSARGAY